In Labrus bergylta chromosome 6, fLabBer1.1, whole genome shotgun sequence, the following proteins share a genomic window:
- the dnajc6 gene encoding auxilin isoform X3, protein MDSSDMDANYGGGLLDMVKGGAGKFFSNFKDNLKDTLKDTSTKVMSQVSTYTKGELDISYITSRIIVMTYPAESVQIGYQNHVEDIRSFLDSRHADHYTVFNLSQRNYRGAKFSNRVSECNWPSRQAPSLHNLFAVCKNMHNWLKQNPKNVCVITCSDGRAPSGVLVCAMFCFCHLFNNPVPAMQLLSAKRPGSGLWPSHRRYIGYVCSMVSEKPSLPHSKPLVIKGLTISPVPCFNKQRSGCRPFCDVLIGETKIFTTSQEYERMREHRVQEGKVVFPLGVSVQGDVVVSVYHMRSTIGGRLQAKVSNTQIFQIQFHTGFIAPGTTVLNFNKPELDACDSPEKYPQLFHVLVDIEVEGTDKQKDLTPPWEQFPCKDLSPSVLFSCHQEHQDALAIAEPTRPPGGPESRGHGEESEPSDDEMLSLSSQRSSTSTAPHRPDPPAPAARAPAEEVDLLGLDGVDINRPCPSSQPPSAAAAAAATTDLLGDLFGTPTQPTSGQSSAQSTPHKVVPNTASPCPSPAPPAFDPFGAGPMPKPQDMMGSFLGPGNAGQPDPFLHAARSPSPTLQPTSFGRSSPVPPTTPTVNIQQQNAMGGWDWNKPATTSTGGGFGMGSRSATTSPTSSVHSTPTHQTKPNTLDPFADLGNLGGSLGGSGFSSKPTTPTGTTPSHPPMGSPSRPPPSPQHAHTGAGFPSWQPGAGSGGGWQPQQGQGPAPQPKPSPSHAPMPHTSPQNRPNYNVSFSAMGGGSPSAGVKAQASMGTKPKASNANFDDLLSGQGFAGAKEKKGPRTIAEMRKEEMAKEMDPEKIKILDWIEGKERNIRALLSTMHTVLWEGETRWKPVGMADLVTPEQVKKVYRKAVLVVHPDKATGQPYEQYAKMIFMELNDAWSEFESQGQKPLY, encoded by the exons atggacagctcaG ATATGGACGCTAAttatggaggaggactgttggACATGGTGAAGGGAGGAGCGGGGAAGTTCTTCAGCAACTTCAAGGACAACTTGAAAGACACGCTGAAAGACACCTCCACAAAGGTCATGTCTCAGGTCTCCAC GTACACCAAAGGGGAGCTGGACATTTCCTACATCACATCACGGATCATAG TGATGACCTACCCAGCAGAGTCCGTTCAGATCGGATACCAGAACCACGTGGAGGACATCCGCTCCTTTCTTGACAGTCGCCATGCCGACCACTACACTGTCTTCAATCTATCACAGAGAAACTACCGCGGCGCCAAATTCTCCAATAGG GTGTCAGAGTGTAATTGGCCTTCTCGCCAGGCTCCCAGCCTTCACAACTTGTTCGCTGTGTGTAAGAACATGCACAACTGGCTGAAACAGAATCCAAAGAATGTGTGTGTCATCACCTGCTCG GATGGTCGTGCCCCCTCAGGAGTTTTGGTCTGTGCCATGTTCTGCTTCTGCCACCTTTTCAACAACCCGGTTCCTGCCATGCAACTGCTCAGCGCCAAGAGACCAGGGTCTGGACTGTGGCCCTCACACCGCAG GTACATAGGCTATGTGTGTAGCATGGTATCAGAGAAGCCCAGTCTCCCCCACTCTAAGCCCCTGGTCATCAAAGGCCTCACCATCAGTCCGGTCCCCTGCTTCAACAAGCAGCGCAGCGGCTGTCGACCCTTCTGCGACGTCCTCATCGGAGAGACGAAGATCTTCACCACTTCACAGGAATACGAGAGAATGAG AGAGCACAGGGTCCAAGAGGGTAAGGTAGTTTTCCCTCTGGGTGTGAGCGTCCAAGGAGATGTCGTTGTTTCAGTCTACCACATGAGGTCGACCATCGGAGGACGTCTGCAGGCCAAG GTGTCCAACACCCAAATCTTCCAGATCCAGTTCCACACTGGTTTCATTGCTCCTGGTACCACCGTGTTAAATTTCAACAA ACCAGAGCTGGATGCCTGTGACTCTCCTGAGAAGTATCCCCAGCTTTTCCACGTGTTAGTGGACATTGAGGTTGAAGggacagacaaacaaaaggaCCTGACCCCACCATGGGAGCAGTTCCCCTGCAAAGACCTTAGCCCCAGTGTTCTCTTCTCCTGCCACCAGGAGCATCAGGATGCTCTGGCTATCGCTG AGCCAACCAGGCCCCCCGGAGGTCCAGAGAGTCGAGGCCACGGCGAGGAGAGCGAGCCCTCGGACGACGAGATGCTCTCCCTCTCCAGCCAGCGAAGCAGCACCAGCACAGCCCCCCATAGACCGGACCCCCCTGCTCCTGCTGCCCGGGCTCCTGCCGAGGAGGTGGATCTCCTTGGTCTCGACGGGGTGGACATCAACCGGCCGTGTCCCTCGTCTCAACCtccttctgctgcagctgcagcagctgcaacCACCGACCTCCTGGGGGATTTGTTTGGGACCCCGACACAGCCAACCAGTGGGCAGTCATCGGCTCAGTCCACCCCACATAAAGTAGTCCCAAACACTGCCTCGCCATGTCCTTCTCCTGCGCCGCCAG CGTTTGACCCCTTTGGGGCGGGTCCCATGCCTAAACCTCAGGACATGATGGGTTCATTTCTCGGACCAGGTAACGCGGGGCAGCCAGACCCCTTCCTGCATGCCGCTCGCTCTCCATCACCCACCCTGCAGCCTACAAGCTTTG GCCGGAGTTCCCCTGTCCCACCCACAACACCTACGGTCAACATTCAGCAACAAAACGCCATGGGAGGATGGGACTGGAACAAACCGGCTACCACAAGCACAG GAGGAGGCTTTGGTATGGGTAGTCGTTCTGCTACTACTAGTCCCACTAGTTCAGTTCACAGCACCCCCACCCACCAAACAAAGCCAAACACCTTGGACCCGTTCGCTGACCTAGGCAACCTGGGGGGAAGCCTTGGAG GTTCTGGCTTCTCCAGTAAACCCACCACCCCTACTGGAACTACACCTTCCCACCCTCCCATGGGCTCCCCGTCgcgtcctcctccatctccccaGCACGCCCACACAGGAGCTGGCTTCCCCTCATGGCAGCCAGGCGCTGGGAGCGGTGGAGGATGGCAGCCCCAACAAGGACAGGGTCCAGCCCCACAGCCAAAGCCCAGCCCGAGCCACGCCCCCATGCCTCACACATCGCCCCAGAACAGACCCAACTACAACGTCAGCTTCTCTGCAATGGGAGGGGGCTCGCCCAGCGCAGGGGTCAAAGCACAGGCCAGCATGG gtacTAAACCCAAAGCCTCAAATGCCAACTTTGATGACCTTCTGTCCGGTCAGGGCTTTGCAGGGGCCAAAGAGAAGAAAGGGCCCAGGACTATAGCAGagatgaggaaggaggagatggCCAAAGAAATGGACCCTGAGAAAATAAAG ATTCTGGACTGGATCGAGGGGAAGGAGCGTAACATCCGAGCTCTTTTGTCCACCATGCATACTGTGCTGTGGGAGGGAGAGACCCGCTGGAAGCCCGTGGGCATGGCTGACCTGGTTACTCCAGAACAGGTCAAGAAGGTCTACCGCAAAGCAGTCCTGGTGGTCCACCCAGACAAG GCGACAGGGCAGCCCTATGAACAATATGCCAAGATGATTTTCATGGAACTAAACGACGCCTGGTCAGAATTTGAAAGCCAAGGACAAAAGCCACTCTACTAA
- the dnajc6 gene encoding auxilin isoform X2, with translation MSLLGAYKKKTSYDGYESLQLVDSGGESFNIGSSSGGSSGTLAGSIAATLGPKAGPLREEDCSTMDSSDMDANYGGGLLDMVKGGAGKFFSNFKDNLKDTLKDTSTKVMSQVSTYTKGELDISYITSRIIVMTYPAESVQIGYQNHVEDIRSFLDSRHADHYTVFNLSQRNYRGAKFSNRVSECNWPSRQAPSLHNLFAVCKNMHNWLKQNPKNVCVITCSDGRAPSGVLVCAMFCFCHLFNNPVPAMQLLSAKRPGSGLWPSHRRYIGYVCSMVSEKPSLPHSKPLVIKGLTISPVPCFNKQRSGCRPFCDVLIGETKIFTTSQEYERMREHRVQEGKVVFPLGVSVQGDVVVSVYHMRSTIGGRLQAKVSNTQIFQIQFHTGFIAPGTTVLNFNKPELDACDSPEKYPQLFHVLVDIEVEGTDKQKDLTPPWEQFPCKDLSPSVLFSCHQEHQDALAIAEPTRPPGGPESRGHGEESEPSDDEMLSLSSQRSSTSTAPHRPDPPAPAARAPAEEVDLLGLDGVDINRPCPSSQPPSAAAAAAATTDLLGDLFGTPTQPTSGQSSAQSTPHKVVPNTASPCPSPAPPAFDPFGAGPMPKPQDMMGSFLGPGRSSPVPPTTPTVNIQQQNAMGGWDWNKPATTSTGGGFGMGSRSATTSPTSSVHSTPTHQTKPNTLDPFADLGNLGGSLGGSGFSSKPTTPTGTTPSHPPMGSPSRPPPSPQHAHTGAGFPSWQPGAGSGGGWQPQQGQGPAPQPKPSPSHAPMPHTSPQNRPNYNVSFSAMGGGSPSAGVKAQASMGTKPKASNANFDDLLSGQGFAGAKEKKGPRTIAEMRKEEMAKEMDPEKIKILDWIEGKERNIRALLSTMHTVLWEGETRWKPVGMADLVTPEQVKKVYRKAVLVVHPDKATGQPYEQYAKMIFMELNDAWSEFESQGQKPLY, from the exons ATGAGCTTGCTCGGGGCCTACAAGAAAAAGACCAGTTACGATGGCTATGAATCTTTGCAGTTGGTCGATAGCGGGGGAGAGAGCTTCAACAtcggcagcagcagcggcggcagcAGTGGCACACTCGCGGGCTCCATAGCGGCCACTCTTGGACCGAAGGCAGGCCCGCTGAGAGAGGAGGACtgcagcaccatggacagctcaG ATATGGACGCTAAttatggaggaggactgttggACATGGTGAAGGGAGGAGCGGGGAAGTTCTTCAGCAACTTCAAGGACAACTTGAAAGACACGCTGAAAGACACCTCCACAAAGGTCATGTCTCAGGTCTCCAC GTACACCAAAGGGGAGCTGGACATTTCCTACATCACATCACGGATCATAG TGATGACCTACCCAGCAGAGTCCGTTCAGATCGGATACCAGAACCACGTGGAGGACATCCGCTCCTTTCTTGACAGTCGCCATGCCGACCACTACACTGTCTTCAATCTATCACAGAGAAACTACCGCGGCGCCAAATTCTCCAATAGG GTGTCAGAGTGTAATTGGCCTTCTCGCCAGGCTCCCAGCCTTCACAACTTGTTCGCTGTGTGTAAGAACATGCACAACTGGCTGAAACAGAATCCAAAGAATGTGTGTGTCATCACCTGCTCG GATGGTCGTGCCCCCTCAGGAGTTTTGGTCTGTGCCATGTTCTGCTTCTGCCACCTTTTCAACAACCCGGTTCCTGCCATGCAACTGCTCAGCGCCAAGAGACCAGGGTCTGGACTGTGGCCCTCACACCGCAG GTACATAGGCTATGTGTGTAGCATGGTATCAGAGAAGCCCAGTCTCCCCCACTCTAAGCCCCTGGTCATCAAAGGCCTCACCATCAGTCCGGTCCCCTGCTTCAACAAGCAGCGCAGCGGCTGTCGACCCTTCTGCGACGTCCTCATCGGAGAGACGAAGATCTTCACCACTTCACAGGAATACGAGAGAATGAG AGAGCACAGGGTCCAAGAGGGTAAGGTAGTTTTCCCTCTGGGTGTGAGCGTCCAAGGAGATGTCGTTGTTTCAGTCTACCACATGAGGTCGACCATCGGAGGACGTCTGCAGGCCAAG GTGTCCAACACCCAAATCTTCCAGATCCAGTTCCACACTGGTTTCATTGCTCCTGGTACCACCGTGTTAAATTTCAACAA ACCAGAGCTGGATGCCTGTGACTCTCCTGAGAAGTATCCCCAGCTTTTCCACGTGTTAGTGGACATTGAGGTTGAAGggacagacaaacaaaaggaCCTGACCCCACCATGGGAGCAGTTCCCCTGCAAAGACCTTAGCCCCAGTGTTCTCTTCTCCTGCCACCAGGAGCATCAGGATGCTCTGGCTATCGCTG AGCCAACCAGGCCCCCCGGAGGTCCAGAGAGTCGAGGCCACGGCGAGGAGAGCGAGCCCTCGGACGACGAGATGCTCTCCCTCTCCAGCCAGCGAAGCAGCACCAGCACAGCCCCCCATAGACCGGACCCCCCTGCTCCTGCTGCCCGGGCTCCTGCCGAGGAGGTGGATCTCCTTGGTCTCGACGGGGTGGACATCAACCGGCCGTGTCCCTCGTCTCAACCtccttctgctgcagctgcagcagctgcaacCACCGACCTCCTGGGGGATTTGTTTGGGACCCCGACACAGCCAACCAGTGGGCAGTCATCGGCTCAGTCCACCCCACATAAAGTAGTCCCAAACACTGCCTCGCCATGTCCTTCTCCTGCGCCGCCAG CGTTTGACCCCTTTGGGGCGGGTCCCATGCCTAAACCTCAGGACATGATGGGTTCATTTCTCGGACCAG GCCGGAGTTCCCCTGTCCCACCCACAACACCTACGGTCAACATTCAGCAACAAAACGCCATGGGAGGATGGGACTGGAACAAACCGGCTACCACAAGCACAG GAGGAGGCTTTGGTATGGGTAGTCGTTCTGCTACTACTAGTCCCACTAGTTCAGTTCACAGCACCCCCACCCACCAAACAAAGCCAAACACCTTGGACCCGTTCGCTGACCTAGGCAACCTGGGGGGAAGCCTTGGAG GTTCTGGCTTCTCCAGTAAACCCACCACCCCTACTGGAACTACACCTTCCCACCCTCCCATGGGCTCCCCGTCgcgtcctcctccatctccccaGCACGCCCACACAGGAGCTGGCTTCCCCTCATGGCAGCCAGGCGCTGGGAGCGGTGGAGGATGGCAGCCCCAACAAGGACAGGGTCCAGCCCCACAGCCAAAGCCCAGCCCGAGCCACGCCCCCATGCCTCACACATCGCCCCAGAACAGACCCAACTACAACGTCAGCTTCTCTGCAATGGGAGGGGGCTCGCCCAGCGCAGGGGTCAAAGCACAGGCCAGCATGG gtacTAAACCCAAAGCCTCAAATGCCAACTTTGATGACCTTCTGTCCGGTCAGGGCTTTGCAGGGGCCAAAGAGAAGAAAGGGCCCAGGACTATAGCAGagatgaggaaggaggagatggCCAAAGAAATGGACCCTGAGAAAATAAAG ATTCTGGACTGGATCGAGGGGAAGGAGCGTAACATCCGAGCTCTTTTGTCCACCATGCATACTGTGCTGTGGGAGGGAGAGACCCGCTGGAAGCCCGTGGGCATGGCTGACCTGGTTACTCCAGAACAGGTCAAGAAGGTCTACCGCAAAGCAGTCCTGGTGGTCCACCCAGACAAG GCGACAGGGCAGCCCTATGAACAATATGCCAAGATGATTTTCATGGAACTAAACGACGCCTGGTCAGAATTTGAAAGCCAAGGACAAAAGCCACTCTACTAA
- the dnajc6 gene encoding auxilin isoform X1, giving the protein MSLLGAYKKKTSYDGYESLQLVDSGGESFNIGSSSGGSSGTLAGSIAATLGPKAGPLREEDCSTMDSSDMDANYGGGLLDMVKGGAGKFFSNFKDNLKDTLKDTSTKVMSQVSTYTKGELDISYITSRIIVMTYPAESVQIGYQNHVEDIRSFLDSRHADHYTVFNLSQRNYRGAKFSNRVSECNWPSRQAPSLHNLFAVCKNMHNWLKQNPKNVCVITCSDGRAPSGVLVCAMFCFCHLFNNPVPAMQLLSAKRPGSGLWPSHRRYIGYVCSMVSEKPSLPHSKPLVIKGLTISPVPCFNKQRSGCRPFCDVLIGETKIFTTSQEYERMREHRVQEGKVVFPLGVSVQGDVVVSVYHMRSTIGGRLQAKVSNTQIFQIQFHTGFIAPGTTVLNFNKPELDACDSPEKYPQLFHVLVDIEVEGTDKQKDLTPPWEQFPCKDLSPSVLFSCHQEHQDALAIAEPTRPPGGPESRGHGEESEPSDDEMLSLSSQRSSTSTAPHRPDPPAPAARAPAEEVDLLGLDGVDINRPCPSSQPPSAAAAAAATTDLLGDLFGTPTQPTSGQSSAQSTPHKVVPNTASPCPSPAPPAFDPFGAGPMPKPQDMMGSFLGPGNAGQPDPFLHAARSPSPTLQPTSFGRSSPVPPTTPTVNIQQQNAMGGWDWNKPATTSTGGGFGMGSRSATTSPTSSVHSTPTHQTKPNTLDPFADLGNLGGSLGGSGFSSKPTTPTGTTPSHPPMGSPSRPPPSPQHAHTGAGFPSWQPGAGSGGGWQPQQGQGPAPQPKPSPSHAPMPHTSPQNRPNYNVSFSAMGGGSPSAGVKAQASMGTKPKASNANFDDLLSGQGFAGAKEKKGPRTIAEMRKEEMAKEMDPEKIKILDWIEGKERNIRALLSTMHTVLWEGETRWKPVGMADLVTPEQVKKVYRKAVLVVHPDKATGQPYEQYAKMIFMELNDAWSEFESQGQKPLY; this is encoded by the exons ATGAGCTTGCTCGGGGCCTACAAGAAAAAGACCAGTTACGATGGCTATGAATCTTTGCAGTTGGTCGATAGCGGGGGAGAGAGCTTCAACAtcggcagcagcagcggcggcagcAGTGGCACACTCGCGGGCTCCATAGCGGCCACTCTTGGACCGAAGGCAGGCCCGCTGAGAGAGGAGGACtgcagcaccatggacagctcaG ATATGGACGCTAAttatggaggaggactgttggACATGGTGAAGGGAGGAGCGGGGAAGTTCTTCAGCAACTTCAAGGACAACTTGAAAGACACGCTGAAAGACACCTCCACAAAGGTCATGTCTCAGGTCTCCAC GTACACCAAAGGGGAGCTGGACATTTCCTACATCACATCACGGATCATAG TGATGACCTACCCAGCAGAGTCCGTTCAGATCGGATACCAGAACCACGTGGAGGACATCCGCTCCTTTCTTGACAGTCGCCATGCCGACCACTACACTGTCTTCAATCTATCACAGAGAAACTACCGCGGCGCCAAATTCTCCAATAGG GTGTCAGAGTGTAATTGGCCTTCTCGCCAGGCTCCCAGCCTTCACAACTTGTTCGCTGTGTGTAAGAACATGCACAACTGGCTGAAACAGAATCCAAAGAATGTGTGTGTCATCACCTGCTCG GATGGTCGTGCCCCCTCAGGAGTTTTGGTCTGTGCCATGTTCTGCTTCTGCCACCTTTTCAACAACCCGGTTCCTGCCATGCAACTGCTCAGCGCCAAGAGACCAGGGTCTGGACTGTGGCCCTCACACCGCAG GTACATAGGCTATGTGTGTAGCATGGTATCAGAGAAGCCCAGTCTCCCCCACTCTAAGCCCCTGGTCATCAAAGGCCTCACCATCAGTCCGGTCCCCTGCTTCAACAAGCAGCGCAGCGGCTGTCGACCCTTCTGCGACGTCCTCATCGGAGAGACGAAGATCTTCACCACTTCACAGGAATACGAGAGAATGAG AGAGCACAGGGTCCAAGAGGGTAAGGTAGTTTTCCCTCTGGGTGTGAGCGTCCAAGGAGATGTCGTTGTTTCAGTCTACCACATGAGGTCGACCATCGGAGGACGTCTGCAGGCCAAG GTGTCCAACACCCAAATCTTCCAGATCCAGTTCCACACTGGTTTCATTGCTCCTGGTACCACCGTGTTAAATTTCAACAA ACCAGAGCTGGATGCCTGTGACTCTCCTGAGAAGTATCCCCAGCTTTTCCACGTGTTAGTGGACATTGAGGTTGAAGggacagacaaacaaaaggaCCTGACCCCACCATGGGAGCAGTTCCCCTGCAAAGACCTTAGCCCCAGTGTTCTCTTCTCCTGCCACCAGGAGCATCAGGATGCTCTGGCTATCGCTG AGCCAACCAGGCCCCCCGGAGGTCCAGAGAGTCGAGGCCACGGCGAGGAGAGCGAGCCCTCGGACGACGAGATGCTCTCCCTCTCCAGCCAGCGAAGCAGCACCAGCACAGCCCCCCATAGACCGGACCCCCCTGCTCCTGCTGCCCGGGCTCCTGCCGAGGAGGTGGATCTCCTTGGTCTCGACGGGGTGGACATCAACCGGCCGTGTCCCTCGTCTCAACCtccttctgctgcagctgcagcagctgcaacCACCGACCTCCTGGGGGATTTGTTTGGGACCCCGACACAGCCAACCAGTGGGCAGTCATCGGCTCAGTCCACCCCACATAAAGTAGTCCCAAACACTGCCTCGCCATGTCCTTCTCCTGCGCCGCCAG CGTTTGACCCCTTTGGGGCGGGTCCCATGCCTAAACCTCAGGACATGATGGGTTCATTTCTCGGACCAGGTAACGCGGGGCAGCCAGACCCCTTCCTGCATGCCGCTCGCTCTCCATCACCCACCCTGCAGCCTACAAGCTTTG GCCGGAGTTCCCCTGTCCCACCCACAACACCTACGGTCAACATTCAGCAACAAAACGCCATGGGAGGATGGGACTGGAACAAACCGGCTACCACAAGCACAG GAGGAGGCTTTGGTATGGGTAGTCGTTCTGCTACTACTAGTCCCACTAGTTCAGTTCACAGCACCCCCACCCACCAAACAAAGCCAAACACCTTGGACCCGTTCGCTGACCTAGGCAACCTGGGGGGAAGCCTTGGAG GTTCTGGCTTCTCCAGTAAACCCACCACCCCTACTGGAACTACACCTTCCCACCCTCCCATGGGCTCCCCGTCgcgtcctcctccatctccccaGCACGCCCACACAGGAGCTGGCTTCCCCTCATGGCAGCCAGGCGCTGGGAGCGGTGGAGGATGGCAGCCCCAACAAGGACAGGGTCCAGCCCCACAGCCAAAGCCCAGCCCGAGCCACGCCCCCATGCCTCACACATCGCCCCAGAACAGACCCAACTACAACGTCAGCTTCTCTGCAATGGGAGGGGGCTCGCCCAGCGCAGGGGTCAAAGCACAGGCCAGCATGG gtacTAAACCCAAAGCCTCAAATGCCAACTTTGATGACCTTCTGTCCGGTCAGGGCTTTGCAGGGGCCAAAGAGAAGAAAGGGCCCAGGACTATAGCAGagatgaggaaggaggagatggCCAAAGAAATGGACCCTGAGAAAATAAAG ATTCTGGACTGGATCGAGGGGAAGGAGCGTAACATCCGAGCTCTTTTGTCCACCATGCATACTGTGCTGTGGGAGGGAGAGACCCGCTGGAAGCCCGTGGGCATGGCTGACCTGGTTACTCCAGAACAGGTCAAGAAGGTCTACCGCAAAGCAGTCCTGGTGGTCCACCCAGACAAG GCGACAGGGCAGCCCTATGAACAATATGCCAAGATGATTTTCATGGAACTAAACGACGCCTGGTCAGAATTTGAAAGCCAAGGACAAAAGCCACTCTACTAA